The Lichenihabitans psoromatis genome contains a region encoding:
- a CDS encoding DUF2147 domain-containing protein yields the protein MNIRKCLVALAAGYLMALAPAYAAPKSVIGTWLTEDDAGRIRIELCKPGSDTICGFVVWMKSIKDDDGKIRLDEKNPDTKKRTRQLLGHELILSLKPNEDDRYAGKIYDADNGKSYDVTLWAEEPNEVRVKGCFLHYLCGSQTWKRVTDIAPGQLIGATGQPNGPRRDTE from the coding sequence ATGAACATCCGAAAGTGCCTGGTGGCCCTCGCGGCCGGATACCTGATGGCTTTGGCGCCCGCCTATGCGGCACCCAAAAGCGTGATTGGGACATGGCTGACTGAAGACGATGCAGGCCGGATCCGGATCGAACTGTGCAAGCCGGGCAGCGACACGATCTGTGGGTTCGTGGTCTGGATGAAGTCGATTAAAGACGACGACGGTAAGATCAGGCTGGATGAGAAAAATCCGGACACCAAGAAACGGACTCGCCAATTGCTCGGTCACGAGTTGATCTTGAGCCTCAAGCCGAACGAAGACGACCGCTATGCCGGCAAGATCTACGACGCGGATAATGGTAAGAGCTACGACGTGACCCTTTGGGCTGAGGAGCCGAACGAAGTCCGCGTCAAAGGCTGCTTCCTGCATTATCTCTGCGGCTCGCAGACCTGGAAGCGCGTCACCGATATTGCACCGGGTCAGTTGATCGGGGCCACCGGCCAGCCGAATGGGCCGCGACGCGACACGGAATAG
- a CDS encoding cytochrome P450 family protein, producing MKAVRWDPSSHGDTYAYYADLRRNSPVIRAKIPTRGTGWVVTRYDDVLQVLKDARFSNDARNSSNPPLFGFGGRYAPRLIKLVGNAMISVDDPAHARLRRLVSKVFTPRSVADMEPWINGIVGPMLDAAGRQGTVDLMDVYALPLPLQVISEMLGIPEAQRLAFHHQVVRLIEVNDQPIRRAIRWLPAMPKLLKFFEDLIELRRREPDDKLITRLIAVEEEGDHLSRDELIGMIFLLLFAGHETSVNLIGNGLLALLEHPDQLALLKAKPDLMDNAVEELLRYTNPVEYGTMRFALEEVTIAGVTIAKGDMVMALQASANRDETAFVNADKLDVTRNDKRHLALGFGLHYCLGASLARLETRIALNALLQRFPDVSLAAPIETLRWRQSSGLRGVVSLPVTLGRAVQPLKHTIAVAGATCPMDKPTHIGDEHVLASERGHV from the coding sequence TTGAAAGCTGTCCGCTGGGACCCCTCCAGCCATGGGGACACTTACGCCTATTATGCGGATCTGCGACGCAACTCACCTGTGATCAGGGCCAAGATCCCGACGCGGGGAACCGGCTGGGTCGTGACCCGCTACGACGACGTGTTGCAGGTGCTTAAGGATGCGCGCTTCTCCAACGATGCGCGAAACTCGTCCAACCCGCCGCTGTTCGGGTTCGGCGGCCGTTACGCTCCGCGGCTGATCAAGCTCGTCGGCAATGCGATGATTTCGGTCGACGACCCCGCCCATGCGCGGTTGCGGCGGCTGGTCTCCAAAGTTTTTACCCCGCGTTCCGTCGCCGATATGGAGCCCTGGATCAACGGCATCGTCGGGCCCATGCTGGATGCGGCCGGGCGGCAGGGCACCGTCGACCTGATGGATGTCTATGCGCTGCCGCTGCCCTTGCAGGTGATTTCGGAAATGCTCGGCATTCCGGAAGCTCAGCGGCTCGCCTTCCACCATCAGGTCGTGCGGCTGATCGAGGTCAACGATCAGCCCATCCGCCGCGCCATTCGCTGGCTTCCGGCGATGCCGAAGCTTCTCAAATTCTTCGAGGATCTGATCGAACTTCGGCGGCGGGAGCCCGACGATAAGCTGATCACGCGATTGATCGCGGTCGAAGAAGAAGGCGATCACCTCAGCCGCGACGAACTCATCGGCATGATCTTCCTGCTGCTGTTCGCCGGGCATGAGACGTCGGTCAATCTGATCGGCAATGGCCTCTTGGCCCTGCTCGAACATCCCGACCAGCTCGCGCTCCTCAAAGCAAAGCCCGACCTGATGGACAATGCCGTCGAAGAGCTGCTGCGCTACACCAACCCGGTCGAATATGGCACAATGCGGTTCGCCCTCGAGGAGGTGACGATCGCCGGCGTGACGATCGCCAAAGGCGATATGGTCATGGCGCTGCAGGCCTCAGCCAACCGCGACGAAACGGCTTTCGTGAATGCCGACAAGCTCGACGTGACGCGAAACGATAAGCGGCATCTGGCGCTCGGCTTCGGCTTGCATTATTGCCTCGGCGCTTCGCTGGCTCGGCTCGAGACGAGGATCGCTTTGAACGCTCTGCTCCAACGCTTTCCCGATGTGAGCCTCGCTGCTCCGATCGAGACGCTCCGCTGGCGCCAATCGAGCGGCCTTCGCGGCGTCGTCTCCTTGCCGGTCACGCTCGGTCGGGCCGTCCAGCCCTTAAAACACACGATCGCTGTCGCAGGCGCGACTTGTCCGATGGATAAGCCGACCCACATCGGCGATGAGCATGTTCTCGCATCCGAGAGAGGTCACGTATGA
- the scpA gene encoding methylmalonyl-CoA mutase gives MSRIPDFRAIAFAPAAGTPVADDRESWTTPEGLSIQPVYGSGDREGIAAVDSVPGQPPFLRGPYPTMYVTQPWTIRQYAGFSTAGASNAFYRRNLAAGQKGLSVAFDLATHRGYDSDHPRVAGDVGMAGVAIDSILDMRELFDGIPLDTMSVSMTMNGAVLPILALYIVAAEEQGVPPEKLSGTIQNDILKEFMVRNTYIYPPEPSMRIVSDIFAYTSSRMPKFNSISISGYHMQEAGATADLELAYTLADGVDYIRAGLAAGLAIDAFAPRLSFFFAIGMNFFMEVAKLRAARLLWTRLVARFEPTSEKSLALRTHCQTSGWSLTAQDVFNNVTRTTIEAMAATQGGTQSLHTNSLDEALALPTDFSARIARNTQLVLQKESGTTRIIDPWGGSYYVERLTADLASRAWSHIEEIEALGGMAKAIEAGLPKRRIEEAAARTQARIDTGQQVIVGVNRFAPRDEPPLAVRKVDNAEVRAAQIAKLARLRAERDDGPVLAALDALEATARTGIGNLLDRAIAAARAKATVGEMSTALERAWSRHAAVTDVVSGVYLKASGKDNDAIRRAAEMTRAFTQDKGSKPRILVAKVGQDGHDRGQKVIASAFADLGFAVSVGALFATPEEAARQAADENVDILGISSLAAGHLTLVPDIRAALDALGRSDILLVVGGVLPQQDFAAVRAAGVAAIFPPGTVIAEAAIDLMERLNERAGFTQKDGSAYRRS, from the coding sequence ATGAGCCGCATCCCTGACTTTCGTGCTATCGCCTTTGCGCCCGCCGCCGGGACGCCTGTCGCCGACGACCGCGAGAGTTGGACCACGCCAGAGGGCCTCTCGATCCAACCCGTCTACGGCTCGGGTGATCGCGAGGGCATTGCGGCGGTCGACAGCGTCCCGGGACAGCCCCCGTTTTTGCGTGGTCCCTATCCCACCATGTACGTCACCCAGCCTTGGACGATCCGGCAATATGCCGGCTTCTCCACGGCGGGAGCCTCGAACGCCTTCTATCGCCGCAACCTCGCAGCCGGTCAGAAGGGGCTGTCTGTGGCGTTCGATCTTGCGACGCACCGCGGCTATGACAGCGACCATCCCCGCGTCGCTGGCGATGTCGGCATGGCCGGGGTCGCGATCGACAGCATTCTCGACATGCGCGAATTGTTCGACGGCATTCCGCTCGACACGATGTCGGTGTCGATGACCATGAATGGGGCCGTGCTTCCCATCTTGGCGCTCTATATCGTGGCGGCCGAGGAGCAGGGCGTGCCGCCCGAGAAACTCTCGGGCACGATCCAAAACGACATTCTCAAAGAGTTCATGGTGCGGAACACCTACATCTATCCGCCCGAGCCCTCGATGCGGATCGTGTCCGACATCTTCGCCTATACGTCGAGCCGCATGCCGAAGTTCAACTCAATTTCGATTTCTGGCTATCATATGCAGGAAGCTGGCGCGACGGCGGATCTCGAACTCGCCTATACGCTCGCCGACGGGGTCGACTATATCCGCGCCGGCCTCGCGGCCGGTCTCGCGATCGATGCCTTCGCGCCGCGCCTCAGTTTCTTCTTCGCGATCGGCATGAACTTCTTCATGGAGGTGGCGAAACTGCGCGCCGCGCGCCTGCTCTGGACGCGTCTGGTCGCCCGCTTCGAGCCGACGAGCGAAAAATCGCTGGCGCTGCGGACGCATTGCCAGACCTCCGGCTGGTCGCTGACCGCGCAGGACGTTTTCAACAACGTCACGCGAACCACCATCGAGGCCATGGCGGCGACCCAGGGCGGCACGCAATCGCTGCACACCAATTCGCTCGACGAGGCCCTGGCGCTTCCGACCGACTTTTCGGCCCGCATCGCGCGCAACACGCAACTCGTGCTGCAAAAGGAGAGCGGAACCACCCGCATCATCGATCCCTGGGGCGGGTCCTACTACGTCGAGCGGTTGACGGCCGATCTCGCGAGCCGCGCCTGGAGCCATATCGAAGAAATCGAAGCGTTGGGCGGCATGGCCAAGGCGATCGAGGCGGGCCTGCCGAAGCGCCGGATCGAAGAAGCTGCCGCACGCACCCAGGCCCGCATCGACACGGGCCAGCAAGTGATTGTGGGTGTCAATCGCTTCGCCCCGCGCGACGAGCCACCGCTCGCGGTTCGCAAGGTCGACAATGCCGAAGTCCGCGCGGCTCAGATCGCCAAGCTCGCGCGGCTCCGGGCCGAGCGTGATGACGGGCCGGTCTTGGCGGCACTCGACGCGCTCGAGGCAACGGCTCGGACCGGCATCGGAAATCTGCTCGACCGCGCCATCGCGGCCGCGCGCGCCAAGGCAACGGTGGGCGAGATGTCGACTGCGCTGGAACGCGCTTGGAGCCGCCATGCGGCCGTAACGGATGTCGTGTCTGGCGTCTATTTGAAGGCGTCCGGCAAAGACAATGACGCCATACGGCGCGCCGCTGAGATGACGCGGGCCTTCACCCAGGATAAGGGCTCCAAACCCCGCATTCTCGTCGCGAAGGTCGGCCAGGACGGCCATGACAGAGGCCAGAAAGTCATTGCCTCGGCTTTTGCGGATCTCGGCTTTGCGGTCAGCGTCGGCGCCCTGTTCGCGACGCCCGAGGAAGCGGCGCGTCAGGCGGCGGATGAGAATGTCGACATTCTCGGCATTTCCTCGCTCGCGGCGGGCCATCTGACGCTCGTGCCCGACATCCGCGCCGCTCTCGATGCGCTCGGACGGTCCGATATCCTGCTGGTGGTCGGAGGCGTCTTGCCACAGCAGGATTTCGCCGCCGTGAGGGCCGCCGGCGTCGCCGCGATCTTTCCGCCCGGCACAGTCATTGCCGAGGCCGCCATCGACCTGATGGAGCGCTTAAACGAGCGCGCAGGCTTCACCCAGAAGGACGGGTCAGCCTATCGGCGCTCTTGA
- a CDS encoding methylmalonyl-CoA mutase family protein: protein MTDPDIPLSGAYTEWRAAVDRTLNGAGFDTLVSRSDDDLPIGPLYRAGRGMPVWRDTRQPCHVVQRVDHPDLTIANGLALDDLDGGASGLALVLAGAPAAQGFGFEIADATDATSLLAGIRLDAIAVRFEVATVTPPLAWDAVTGLIDPGSCASSIDFGLDPIGVMAHAGGMPQAWGSLARSTAQAVATIRQKGFVSPVLRADGRPHHAAGATDAQELAAVLATGVAYLRAIENDGPSLEDAHMTLSFTLSVDADEFLSLTKLRAMRRLWASLETACGLTPRPIALHAETATRMLTRRDPWTNLLRNGLACSAALLGGADSVSVLPHTSALGLPDGFARRLARTMPLVLMQEADLGRVDDPAAGSGAFEALTDQLSRDAWRLFQTIEQEGGMVAALASGAWQERIETARQRRQSDLTAGTRCVVGTTAFTAADETSVAVLPVSRRDRIDPLTIDATRFVPLTARRETAFFDQQGSAR from the coding sequence ATGACCGATCCGGATATTCCGCTCTCGGGCGCCTACACTGAATGGCGGGCGGCGGTCGATCGAACCCTGAACGGCGCGGGCTTCGATACTCTCGTGTCCCGCAGCGACGACGACCTGCCGATCGGTCCGCTATATCGGGCCGGACGCGGCATGCCTGTTTGGCGCGACACACGGCAGCCGTGCCACGTCGTTCAGCGTGTCGATCATCCCGATCTCACGATCGCCAACGGACTTGCGCTCGACGATCTTGACGGCGGCGCGAGCGGGCTCGCTCTGGTGCTGGCCGGGGCGCCGGCCGCGCAAGGATTCGGTTTCGAGATCGCGGACGCGACCGATGCCACATCCTTGCTGGCCGGCATTCGCCTCGACGCGATCGCGGTGCGCTTCGAGGTCGCGACCGTCACCCCACCGCTGGCCTGGGACGCTGTGACGGGCCTGATCGACCCAGGATCGTGTGCATCGAGCATCGATTTCGGCCTCGATCCGATCGGCGTCATGGCCCATGCGGGCGGCATGCCGCAAGCGTGGGGATCGCTGGCCCGCTCGACCGCACAAGCCGTAGCGACCATCAGGCAGAAGGGGTTTGTCTCGCCGGTGCTCCGGGCCGACGGGCGTCCTCACCATGCCGCGGGCGCGACCGACGCGCAGGAGCTCGCCGCCGTGCTGGCGACCGGCGTCGCCTATCTCCGGGCGATCGAAAACGACGGCCCATCGCTTGAAGACGCCCACATGACGCTGAGTTTCACGCTCTCGGTCGATGCCGACGAATTCCTGTCCTTGACGAAGCTCCGCGCGATGCGGCGGCTCTGGGCCAGTCTAGAGACCGCCTGCGGCCTAACCCCTCGCCCGATCGCCCTGCATGCCGAAACGGCGACCCGCATGCTGACGCGTCGCGATCCCTGGACCAACCTGCTGCGGAATGGCTTGGCCTGCTCGGCGGCGCTGCTCGGCGGCGCCGATAGCGTGTCGGTCTTGCCCCACACAAGTGCGCTCGGCCTGCCGGATGGCTTTGCGCGCCGGCTGGCCCGCACCATGCCGCTCGTGCTGATGCAGGAAGCGGATCTTGGACGGGTCGACGATCCGGCAGCGGGATCCGGCGCTTTCGAGGCGCTGACCGATCAGCTCAGTCGTGACGCTTGGCGCCTGTTTCAGACAATCGAACAGGAAGGCGGCATGGTCGCCGCACTCGCGTCGGGCGCGTGGCAGGAGCGGATCGAGACGGCCAGACAGCGGCGGCAATCGGATCTCACGGCCGGGACCCGATGCGTGGTCGGCACGACGGCGTTCACGGCCGCGGACGAGACCTCGGTTGCGGTCCTGCCGGTCTCGAGGCGCGACCGGATCGATCCGCTGACGATAGACGCCACGCGCTTCGTTCCGCTGACGGCACGGCGCGAGACGGCCTTCTTCGACCAACAGGGAAGCGCCCGATGA
- a CDS encoding winged helix-turn-helix transcriptional regulator, which yields MIERTDIAAYLDVWRTASFDSGCCPVRDVLDHMGGKWTTLILMSLAAEPLRFSAVRRAVPDISKRMLTQTLRALERDGMVTRHVFPTKPPSVEYRLSPLGLSILGPVASLIDWAERNHGDIRLARAQFDAAA from the coding sequence ATGATCGAGCGCACAGATATAGCGGCCTATTTAGATGTATGGCGGACCGCCAGCTTTGACTCTGGGTGCTGCCCGGTGCGCGATGTCCTCGATCATATGGGCGGCAAATGGACGACCCTGATCCTCATGTCGCTCGCGGCGGAACCCTTGCGTTTCAGCGCCGTGCGCCGCGCCGTCCCGGACATCTCGAAACGCATGCTGACCCAGACGCTCCGGGCGCTCGAGCGGGACGGCATGGTGACCCGCCACGTCTTCCCGACCAAACCGCCAAGCGTCGAATATCGCTTGTCGCCGCTGGGCCTCTCGATCTTGGGACCCGTGGCGAGCCTGATCGATTGGGCGGAGCGCAATCACGGCGATATCCGGCTGGCGCGCGCCCAGTTCGATGCCGCCGCCTGA
- a CDS encoding NAD(P)H-binding protein, translating to MSNASLRLLVTGASGQLGRLVIDDLLATGPSINVEAIVRDAGAVAALTARGVAAKIADYSKPETLDAAFAGVDRLLLISSNALGERVEQHRNVIAAAKRAGVTLLAYTSVLHADTSALALAEEHRQTEALLRQSGVPFVILRNGWYTENYTASIPAALAHGVMLGSAGHGRIASASRADYAAAAAAVLTATVPQDGRIYELAGDDAYTLAQFAEEVAHVSGQAVVYRDVPEAEYKGILVGAGLPDPIASLLSDSDAAAANDALFDDGRQLSALIGRPTTPWSETIAAALKA from the coding sequence ATGTCCAACGCATCTCTTCGTCTTCTCGTGACCGGAGCGAGCGGCCAGCTCGGTCGCCTCGTCATCGACGATCTTCTCGCCACGGGGCCATCGATCAACGTCGAGGCCATCGTGCGCGATGCCGGGGCGGTCGCGGCTTTGACGGCGCGTGGCGTCGCGGCCAAGATCGCCGATTACAGCAAGCCCGAGACGCTCGACGCTGCTTTTGCGGGGGTCGATCGTCTCCTGCTGATCTCGTCGAATGCGCTCGGCGAGCGGGTCGAACAGCACCGCAACGTGATTGCGGCGGCCAAACGGGCCGGCGTCACCTTGCTGGCCTATACGAGCGTGCTTCATGCCGACACGTCCGCCTTGGCGCTCGCCGAGGAGCATCGCCAGACCGAGGCCCTGCTACGCCAATCCGGCGTTCCCTTCGTCATTCTGCGGAACGGCTGGTACACGGAAAACTACACCGCCTCGATCCCGGCGGCTCTGGCGCATGGCGTGATGCTCGGCAGTGCCGGACATGGCCGGATCGCCTCGGCGTCGCGCGCCGATTATGCCGCTGCGGCGGCCGCCGTTCTCACCGCGACTGTGCCGCAAGACGGGCGCATCTACGAACTCGCTGGCGACGACGCCTATACGCTCGCCCAATTTGCGGAGGAGGTCGCCCACGTCTCGGGGCAAGCGGTCGTTTACCGCGATGTTCCCGAGGCCGAATATAAAGGCATTCTCGTCGGAGCCGGTCTGCCGGACCCCATCGCAAGCCTGCTATCCGACTCGGATGCCGCCGCCGCAAACGATGCCTTGTTCGATGATGGGCGCCAACTCAGCGCCTTGATCGGGCGGCCGACAACGCCATGGTCCGAAACCATCGCGGCCGCCCTGAAAGCCTGA
- a CDS encoding TIGR03364 family FAD-dependent oxidoreductase has protein sequence MVPLPGRFDVAVVGAGICGLAHALAAARLGKRVVVIDRDTQANGASIRNFGFITVTGQQQGACWQRAMRSRDVWVEMAEAAQIPILQRGLLTVARRPEARTVIEQFLETDMGADCSLVEPADLADHGAGLREAGIAGALHSPHEVRVESREAIPRLAAYLGERHGVVFLRETVVHSAAPPRLETSRGLIEAETVVVCPGDDFRTLMSDRIAAYGLTRCKLHMMRLMPEKFDPSLPAVMSDLGLIRYLGYAEQPGAAALRKRLDVEQREHVRHGVHLIVVRSEDGSVVVGDSHHYAATPDPFAPTGIDDLILDEYAQVFAGAIPPVVERWTGTYASAPDRLMLVDRPSDALRIVLITSGTGASTSFAIAEEVMAELYG, from the coding sequence ATGGTGCCGCTGCCGGGCAGGTTCGATGTCGCCGTGGTCGGTGCGGGCATTTGTGGCTTGGCCCATGCGCTCGCGGCGGCCCGGCTCGGCAAGCGCGTCGTCGTGATCGACCGCGATACGCAGGCCAACGGCGCCTCGATCCGCAATTTCGGCTTCATCACGGTGACGGGTCAGCAGCAGGGCGCGTGCTGGCAGCGGGCGATGCGGTCGCGCGACGTGTGGGTCGAGATGGCCGAGGCGGCGCAGATCCCGATCCTGCAGCGCGGCTTGCTGACGGTCGCGCGCCGCCCGGAGGCCCGGACGGTCATCGAACAATTTCTCGAGACCGACATGGGCGCGGATTGTAGCCTCGTCGAGCCCGCCGACCTTGCGGATCATGGCGCCGGTCTGCGCGAGGCCGGTATCGCCGGCGCGCTTCACAGCCCACACGAGGTCCGGGTCGAGTCGCGCGAGGCCATCCCGCGCCTTGCTGCTTATCTCGGCGAACGCCATGGCGTCGTTTTTCTGCGCGAGACCGTCGTGCATAGCGCCGCCCCACCGCGGCTCGAGACCAGCCGAGGGTTGATCGAAGCCGAGACCGTGGTGGTCTGCCCCGGCGACGATTTCCGCACGCTGATGTCGGACCGGATCGCGGCTTATGGCTTGACGCGGTGCAAGCTGCACATGATGCGGTTGATGCCAGAAAAGTTCGACCCTTCGCTGCCCGCCGTCATGTCCGACCTCGGTCTGATCCGCTATCTCGGTTATGCCGAGCAGCCGGGAGCGGCTGCGCTGCGTAAACGGCTCGATGTGGAGCAACGCGAGCATGTCCGGCATGGCGTGCATCTGATCGTGGTTCGCAGCGAGGATGGCTCGGTGGTGGTCGGCGATTCGCATCATTACGCTGCGACGCCCGACCCGTTCGCGCCCACCGGGATCGACGATCTCATCCTCGACGAATACGCGCAGGTTTTCGCCGGCGCGATCCCGCCCGTGGTCGAACGCTGGACCGGTACCTATGCGTCGGCGCCGGACCGCCTGATGCTGGTCGATCGGCCATCCGACGCGTTGCGGATCGTGCTGATCACCAGCGGCACGGGCGCCAGCACGTCTTTTGCCATCGCCGAAGAGGTCATGGCCGAGCTCTACGGATGA
- the phnX gene encoding phosphonoacetaldehyde hydrolase, with amino-acid sequence MNHVKAIVFDWAGTVVDHGSLAPMGAFVETFGEFGVTISIDEARGPMGMAKRPHIAALMALPRVAEAWAAAHGHAPADPDIDAVYAVFVPKNKAVAARFSAVIPGVADVTRKLRQAGLKIGSTTGYTRDIMAEILPVAAEGGFVPDSLVCTGDTPDGRPTPFMLYKSLLDLGVWPAWSAIKVDDTEVGIAEGLNGGTWTVGVSVSGNVFGLSQADTAALKPADFARMRASAMDRLTAAGAHYVIDSVADLMPVVAAIEGRLARGERP; translated from the coding sequence ATGAACCATGTCAAAGCCATCGTATTCGATTGGGCCGGTACCGTCGTGGACCATGGCTCGCTTGCCCCCATGGGGGCCTTTGTCGAAACGTTCGGCGAGTTCGGCGTCACGATTTCGATCGACGAGGCTCGCGGGCCGATGGGCATGGCCAAGCGGCCCCATATTGCGGCCCTGATGGCGCTGCCGCGCGTCGCCGAGGCTTGGGCCGCAGCGCATGGCCACGCACCCGCCGACCCGGATATCGATGCCGTCTATGCCGTCTTCGTACCGAAGAACAAGGCGGTGGCGGCGCGGTTCTCGGCGGTTATCCCGGGTGTCGCCGATGTGACGCGCAAGCTGCGGCAAGCCGGGCTCAAGATCGGCTCGACCACCGGCTACACGCGGGACATCATGGCCGAGATCCTGCCGGTCGCGGCCGAAGGCGGTTTCGTGCCCGACAGTCTCGTCTGCACCGGCGACACGCCGGACGGTCGCCCGACGCCGTTCATGCTCTACAAGAGCTTGCTCGACCTCGGTGTCTGGCCAGCCTGGAGCGCCATCAAGGTGGATGATACCGAGGTCGGCATCGCCGAGGGCCTGAATGGCGGCACATGGACGGTCGGCGTCTCGGTCAGCGGCAACGTGTTCGGCCTGTCGCAGGCCGACACTGCGGCGCTCAAGCCTGCGGATTTCGCGCGCATGCGGGCCTCCGCCATGGATCGTCTGACGGCGGCCGGCGCGCATTACGTGATCGACAGCGTCGCCGACCTGATGCCGGTCGTTGCCGCCATCGAGGGGCGGCTCGCGCGCGGCGAACGGCCCTGA
- the pbfA gene encoding (R)-1-hydroxy-2-aminoethylphosphonate ammonia-lyase translates to MVAANANEPAPSEGDVNRSPLRAAWRAGLNSETRQLLDDDERVFLHQSLSTPCLDVIERAEGATLIDVEGRRILDFHGNSVHQLGHGHPRVVAAIKAELDTLPFCPRRYTNRSAIALADRLGRLAPDPLAKVLLAPSGAAAVGMALKLARYATGRHKTLSFWDAFHGANLDTIGVGGEALFRQNLGPMMPGGEHLPPLHLASRFFGDDRPFERFADYIDYVLELQGDVAAVLAEPMRWTTVEPPPPGFWARVRDSCSRHGALLIFDEIPSCLARTGTMFVCEQAGATPDILVIGKGLGGGIMPMAAIIADATLDCAPQAALGHYTHEKSPVGCAAALATLDVIADEGLVARANELGRIGLDRLKGLMSRHPMVRDVRGLGCYFGLEIGGPDAAATADRLLYACLRRGLSFKLGGGTVVTLCPPLTITEAEFEQAFAILDDGLAESATA, encoded by the coding sequence ATGGTTGCGGCAAACGCGAACGAGCCCGCGCCGAGCGAGGGCGATGTCAACCGCTCGCCGCTGAGGGCGGCCTGGCGTGCGGGGCTCAACTCGGAAACCCGACAGCTTCTCGACGACGACGAGCGCGTCTTTCTACATCAGTCGCTGTCGACCCCCTGCCTCGATGTGATCGAACGGGCCGAAGGCGCAACGCTGATCGATGTCGAAGGACGCCGCATTCTCGATTTTCACGGCAATAGCGTGCACCAACTCGGCCATGGCCACCCGCGCGTCGTGGCGGCCATCAAGGCCGAACTCGATACGCTGCCATTCTGCCCGCGCCGCTACACCAACCGCTCCGCCATCGCATTGGCCGATCGGCTCGGACGCTTGGCACCCGATCCGCTCGCCAAGGTCCTGCTGGCGCCCAGCGGCGCCGCCGCTGTCGGCATGGCGTTGAAACTCGCGCGTTACGCCACCGGGCGGCACAAAACGCTGTCGTTCTGGGATGCGTTCCACGGTGCCAATCTCGACACGATCGGGGTCGGGGGCGAAGCGCTATTCCGCCAGAATCTCGGCCCGATGATGCCGGGCGGCGAACATCTGCCGCCGCTGCATCTCGCATCGCGGTTCTTCGGCGACGACCGGCCCTTCGAGCGCTTCGCCGACTATATCGATTATGTGCTTGAGCTTCAGGGAGACGTCGCGGCCGTGCTGGCTGAGCCGATGCGATGGACCACCGTCGAGCCGCCCCCGCCGGGATTTTGGGCGCGCGTGCGCGACAGCTGCTCGCGCCATGGGGCGTTGCTGATCTTCGACGAGATCCCGAGTTGTCTTGCCCGAACCGGCACCATGTTCGTCTGCGAGCAGGCCGGCGCCACGCCCGATATTCTCGTGATCGGCAAGGGGCTGGGTGGGGGCATCATGCCCATGGCGGCCATCATCGCCGATGCGACGCTGGATTGCGCCCCACAGGCGGCTCTCGGTCATTATACGCATGAAAAGAGCCCCGTCGGATGCGCCGCCGCGCTGGCGACGCTCGACGTCATCGCCGATGAGGGGTTGGTGGCCCGCGCCAATGAACTCGGGCGCATCGGCCTCGATCGGCTCAAGGGCTTGATGAGCCGCCACCCGATGGTCCGCGACGTGCGGGGGCTCGGCTGTTATTTCGGCCTGGAGATCGGCGGCCCCGATGCGGCTGCGACCGCCGATCGCCTGCTTTATGCGTGCCTGCGGCGTGGACTAAGCTTCAAGCTCGGCGGCGGAACGGTCGTGACGCTCTGTCCGCCCCTGACCATCACCGAGGCCGAGTTCGAGCAGGCTTTCGCGATCCTGGATGATGGGCTCGCCGAGAGCGCGACCGCGTGA